One Paroedura picta isolate Pp20150507F chromosome 3, Ppicta_v3.0, whole genome shotgun sequence genomic window carries:
- the LOC143831581 gene encoding cholinesterase-like isoform X2: protein MTGHLLWWSFLVLSLLGPKSSADDETVVVTSSGPIQGKHLPAGSGTVTAYLGIPYAEPPVGKLRFQKPVPHQPWSHILDATNFGNSCPQIIIPGMPGAEVFNPNTPLSEDCLFLNVWVPHPRPSTPAAILVWIHGGGFYLGTASLAIYDGAFLAATENVLVVSMNYRLGALGFLSLPPAAPGNMGLWDQQLALRWVRENAAAFGGDPTRITIFGESAGGASISHHLLSPGSQPLFARAVLQSGTATAPWAWVSPEEAKRRALSLAGKMGCTEGDNTAIVSCLQEKKMEDFQTYMFLVVNPKIVLNLPFVPTTDGDFLPDDPQKLVESRRFQSKPIMIGTTSDEGSIFVYLAAPSSHKFNESLLTWEELLMHLNTILPNATEDFIQSIALTYSKAEPEGPAQNRSALSQAWGDYFFVCPANRIATETAKNGIPVYAYTFTHHTNGSFWPEWVGAAHGSEIPYLLGTLTVLPGTNVTHTKAELELITQMMQYWAEFARSGNPTPSNVSEKTWPLYDPEEKNFFRISTEPPQVMTPSPARHCALWSAYLSQASRPNHPSDTSIPANPEGNEKPEI from the exons ATGACTGGTCACCTCCTCTGGTGGAGTTTCCTGGTCCTGTCCCTTCTGGGACCCAAGTCTTCTGCTGATGATGAAACGGTAGTGGTCACCAGCAGTGGCCCTATCCAGGGGAAGCATCTCCCAGCTGGCTCAGGAACAGTCACAGCCTATCTGGGCATCCCCTACGCAGAACCCCCTGTGGGGAAATTGCGTTTCCAGAAGCCTGTTCCCCATCAGCCATGGAGTCACATCCTGGATGCCACCAACTTTGGCAATTCATGCCCCCAAATAATAATTCCTGGGATGCCTGGGGCTGAAGTATTCAATCCCAACACGCCCCTTTCAGAGGACTGTCTCTTCCTCAATGTCTGGGTGCCTCATCCCCGTCCCTCAACACCAGCTGCTATCCTGGTCTGGATCCATGGTGGTGGGTTTTATCTTGGCACAGCTTCCCTGGCTATATATGATGGAGCATTCTTGGCTGCTACTGAAAATGTCCTTGTGGTCTCCATGAATTACCGCCTGGGAGCTCTTGGCTTCCTTTCATTACCACCAGCAGCCCCCGGAAACATGGGCCTTTGGGACCAGCAGCTGGCCCTCAGATGGGTGAGGGAGAATGCAGCTGCCTTCGGAGGAGACCCCACTCGGATAACCATTTTTGGCGAAAGTGCTGGAGGAGCGTCCATCAGCCATCACCTCCTCTCCCCGGGGAGTCAGCCACTCTTTGCCCGTGCTGTGCTGCAGAGTGGAACGGCCACCGCTCCCTGGGCCTGGGTGAGCCCTGAGGAGGCAAAGAGGAGGGCCTTGTCCCTGGCTGGAAAGATGGGCTGTACAGAGGGTGACAACACTGCCATAGTGAGCTGcttgcaggaaaagaaaatggaagatTTTCAAACATACATGTTTCTCGTTGTGAATCCCAAGATTGTTCTGAACCTTCCCTTCGTACCGACAACAGATGGAGATTTCCTTCCTGATGACCCCCAGAAACTTGTGGAGTCCAGGCGCTTTCAGTCTAAGCCTATTATGATTGGCACCACCTCTGATGAAGGGTCCATCTTTGTCTACCTTGCTGCTCCTTCTTCACATAAATTCAATGAAAGCCTTTTGACCTGGGAAGAGCTCTTGATGCATCTGAACACAATACTACCCAATGCAACAGAAGACTTCATCCAGTCCATTGCTCTGACGTACAGCAAAGCAGAACCAGAGGGCCCAGCACAGAATCGTTCTGCCTTGTCCCAGGCCTGGGGTGATTACTTCTTTGTATGTCCCGCAAACAGAATTGCCACAGAGACTGCAAAGAATGGAATCCCTGTGTACGCTTACACCTTCACCCATCACACCAATGGCTCTTTCTGGCCGGAATGGGTGGGGGCAGCCCATGGATCTGAGATCCCATACCTTTTAGGAACTCTGACAGTATTACCAGGAACCAATGTTACACATACGAAGGCTGAGTTAGAGCTAATCACACAAATGATGCAATATTGGGCAGAGTTTGCCAGAAGCGG CAATCCCACCCCATCAAATGTCAGTGAGAAAACATGGCCGCTCTATGACCCTGAGGAGAAGAACTTCTTTCGCATCAGCACAGAGCCGCCTCAAGTCATGACGCCCTCCCCTGCTCGGCACTGTGCTTTGTGGAGCGCATACCTATCACAGGCATCGAGGCCAA ATCACCCTTCAGATACTTCTATTCCAGCCAATCCAGAAGGCAATGAGAAGCCAGAGATATGA